A single window of Rhizobium indicum DNA harbors:
- a CDS encoding lysozyme inhibitor LprI family protein, with the protein MITAAKTNQSDMNICAAESLKKSDAEMNKVYKEIEGRLEDDADTTKLLVATQKAWIAFRDAECNFQSSTVQGGTAYPFVNSSCHDGLTQSRTEALKVYLRCNDGDLDCPVPRAN; encoded by the coding sequence ATGATAACTGCGGCGAAGACAAATCAGTCAGACATGAACATCTGCGCTGCTGAATCCCTGAAGAAGTCGGATGCGGAGATGAACAAGGTCTACAAAGAGATCGAAGGTCGGCTGGAGGATGATGCCGACACGACCAAGCTTCTCGTAGCGACCCAGAAAGCATGGATTGCATTCCGTGATGCCGAGTGCAATTTCCAAAGCTCGACGGTCCAGGGTGGCACCGCCTATCCGTTCGTCAACAGTTCGTGCCACGACGGCCTGACTCAAAGCCGCACGGAGGCGCTCAAGGTTTACCTGAGGTGCAACGACGGGGACCTGGACTGCCCGGTTCCGCGGGCAAATTAA
- a CDS encoding LysR family transcriptional regulator: MTSNHCADKTNKSTQLDKVSFAMDQFRLDSLDVFAAIVRCGGFRAAALERGVSSSALSQTINALEEALGIRLLNRTTRSVAPTDAGQRLLQRLGPALTDIRLAVDDLNQLKENPSGTLRINAPGPAIDHLLCPAMFTFMDTYADIKVELISDAAVIDIVEQGFDAGVRFGKQLAQDMIAVPLGPSLRYAIVASPDYIAKHGLPLTPNDLAGHNCIRRRFPGGTLVSWKFEKGGDALEVLPEGRLTVSSAHNELQAAVAGCGLAHIFEDYATPDLTNGRLTEVLKDWSPLLPSWYLYYPSKKHSSAAMRELVSFLRSYDWELSRMPA; encoded by the coding sequence ATGACCTCAAATCACTGCGCTGATAAGACGAATAAATCTACGCAGCTTGATAAGGTAAGCTTCGCAATGGATCAGTTTCGTTTGGATAGCCTGGATGTTTTTGCGGCGATCGTCAGGTGCGGCGGATTCAGGGCCGCCGCCTTGGAGCGAGGCGTTTCATCATCGGCACTCAGCCAGACAATCAACGCTTTGGAAGAGGCGCTCGGCATTCGTCTGCTCAACAGGACAACAAGAAGCGTTGCGCCGACAGATGCGGGACAGCGTCTCCTGCAGCGCCTTGGTCCAGCTTTGACGGACATCCGTCTCGCAGTCGATGACCTTAACCAGTTAAAGGAAAACCCGTCCGGCACCCTTCGCATCAATGCGCCCGGCCCCGCAATCGATCACCTGCTCTGTCCGGCAATGTTCACCTTTATGGACACATACGCGGATATCAAGGTCGAACTCATCAGTGACGCAGCGGTCATCGACATCGTCGAGCAAGGCTTTGACGCGGGCGTTCGGTTCGGAAAGCAACTGGCACAAGATATGATCGCAGTACCGCTGGGACCATCGCTTCGATACGCGATCGTGGCGTCGCCGGACTATATTGCAAAGCATGGCCTGCCTTTGACCCCCAATGATCTCGCCGGCCACAACTGCATTCGACGACGATTTCCCGGCGGCACGCTGGTATCCTGGAAATTTGAAAAGGGCGGAGACGCCCTCGAAGTCTTGCCGGAGGGACGATTGACGGTGAGTTCAGCACACAACGAACTGCAGGCCGCTGTCGCCGGATGCGGATTGGCCCATATCTTCGAGGACTACGCCACACCCGACTTGACGAACGGCCGGTTGACGGAGGTTCTGAAGGACTGGAGCCCCCTCTTGCCAAGCTGGTATCTTTATTACCCGAGCAAAAAACACTCCAGCGCCGCCATGCGAGAGCTGGTGAGCTTCTTGCGCTCCTACGATTGGGAGCTGTCCCGGATGCCGGCTTAA
- a CDS encoding SpoIIE family protein phosphatase has protein sequence MMDGKSKRPARLGSFRAKFILVVGGAVLFDLLVSGGLALWNVQRLSRDATLEVGQGLEAASQEYIRTYADSTAAQVSLLLRQVHNDVSTLAGVLQAQIDDPERNSVVGAAIARTSPGSVSLSYDQKANWSQNAPGSVSVVSVWSYLLGEDHNPRPDVQTDIQTSAVLDLVAPSLLQHGASKLQMYYIGSKERPIFRTAPYTDQAQTFDRLYPGHNEANFWDFFFPGLYESWQGWAKDMKTRPVADDITQTAPYTDAITGKLIVSFFQPLWTADRKDVAGTAGADITLDQLAQTVENVKVAQSGFGFLAMSDGNVVAINSTGEKTLGLRSASDASGSGVTGLERSLKGSSQPAIAKLALDRELGIQHLLLQQEGNEVPYIVIVKKLPATNLWSSGPVRQEAMSLGVVVPEREIQASLYAAQAKISEATNRIVIYQILAILMSLLVVAIAVIAASKRITSGISALADAAKRIQAKDYSVRVAITSKDEVGEAGEAFNRMAEQISYHTENLEQLVEERTAQIEDAKEEISTLNAQLQRENRRLGTELAVAERIQLMVLPLHQELEEFQALEIAAYMRPAEEVGGDYYDVLKSGNRLKIGIGDVTGHGLESGVLMLMVQSVARALQEAGNTDAVKFLTDLNSALFKNIVRTKIDKHLTLAFLDYDGKEMILSGQHEEVVVVRANGEVERIDTMDLGIPIGLEADISAFIKTREITFETGDLILLHTDGVTEAENDAGELFGIERLCREALRLKDQSAEKVVAGIIATLMLFIGSQKIYDDITLLAVRHR, from the coding sequence GTGATGGACGGGAAATCGAAGAGACCGGCAAGGCTAGGCTCATTTCGGGCAAAGTTCATTTTGGTCGTCGGTGGAGCTGTCCTCTTTGATCTGCTGGTCAGCGGTGGACTGGCGCTTTGGAATGTTCAGAGGCTGTCGCGCGACGCCACCCTGGAAGTCGGACAGGGTCTGGAAGCGGCAAGCCAGGAATACATCCGCACATATGCCGATTCCACCGCAGCACAGGTGAGTTTGCTCCTGCGGCAGGTTCACAACGACGTCAGCACCTTGGCGGGTGTGCTCCAGGCGCAGATCGACGATCCCGAGCGTAATTCCGTTGTCGGCGCGGCGATCGCCCGCACATCTCCCGGCAGCGTCAGCCTGTCCTACGATCAAAAGGCGAACTGGTCTCAGAACGCTCCGGGCTCAGTCTCCGTCGTCAGCGTCTGGAGTTACTTGCTCGGAGAAGACCACAACCCAAGACCCGACGTTCAGACCGATATCCAGACCAGCGCGGTTCTAGACCTTGTCGCACCTAGCTTGCTGCAGCACGGGGCTTCAAAGCTGCAGATGTATTACATCGGATCGAAAGAACGACCAATCTTCAGAACAGCGCCCTATACCGACCAGGCTCAGACCTTCGACCGCCTTTATCCTGGTCATAACGAGGCCAATTTCTGGGACTTCTTTTTTCCCGGACTTTATGAGTCCTGGCAGGGCTGGGCCAAGGATATGAAAACGAGGCCGGTCGCGGACGATATAACCCAGACAGCGCCCTATACGGACGCCATTACCGGGAAACTGATCGTTTCTTTCTTTCAACCACTATGGACAGCCGACAGGAAGGATGTCGCCGGGACGGCTGGCGCGGACATCACGCTCGACCAGCTCGCGCAGACTGTAGAAAATGTGAAAGTGGCCCAGTCCGGCTTTGGATTTCTCGCAATGTCCGACGGAAACGTTGTGGCGATCAACAGCACAGGCGAAAAAACCCTCGGTCTGCGTTCTGCGAGCGATGCGAGCGGAAGCGGAGTGACCGGACTGGAGCGCTCCCTGAAGGGAAGCTCCCAGCCTGCGATAGCAAAACTGGCCCTTGATCGCGAACTGGGCATCCAACATTTGTTGTTGCAGCAGGAGGGTAACGAGGTCCCCTATATCGTTATCGTCAAGAAACTCCCCGCGACCAATCTCTGGTCCAGCGGCCCGGTTCGGCAAGAGGCGATGTCTCTTGGAGTGGTTGTGCCTGAACGAGAAATCCAGGCCTCCCTCTATGCGGCACAAGCCAAAATTTCGGAAGCTACCAACCGGATCGTGATCTACCAAATCCTGGCGATCCTAATGTCACTGCTTGTTGTGGCTATAGCAGTAATTGCGGCTTCCAAACGAATAACGAGCGGAATCAGTGCACTTGCAGATGCCGCCAAACGGATTCAGGCGAAGGATTATTCAGTCAGGGTGGCCATAACAAGCAAAGATGAGGTCGGCGAGGCTGGTGAAGCATTCAACCGGATGGCCGAACAGATCAGCTATCATACGGAAAATCTCGAGCAGCTTGTCGAAGAGCGAACAGCTCAAATCGAAGATGCAAAGGAAGAGATTTCGACGCTGAATGCACAGCTCCAGCGAGAAAATCGACGTCTCGGAACAGAGCTGGCCGTCGCCGAGAGGATCCAGCTCATGGTTCTTCCGCTGCACCAGGAGCTTGAGGAGTTTCAGGCCCTTGAGATCGCAGCCTATATGAGACCTGCAGAAGAAGTCGGCGGCGATTATTACGACGTATTGAAGAGCGGAAATCGGTTGAAGATTGGCATCGGCGACGTCACCGGACACGGGCTCGAAAGCGGCGTGCTGATGTTGATGGTTCAGTCCGTCGCCCGCGCCCTGCAGGAAGCAGGAAACACCGATGCAGTCAAATTTCTCACAGACCTGAACAGCGCCCTGTTTAAAAACATAGTGAGAACCAAAATCGATAAGCATCTCACGCTGGCGTTTCTTGACTACGACGGCAAAGAGATGATCCTGTCGGGACAACACGAGGAAGTTGTCGTCGTGCGGGCGAACGGCGAGGTCGAGCGCATAGACACCATGGATCTGGGTATACCGATCGGGCTGGAAGCCGATATTTCTGCCTTCATTAAAACCCGCGAAATAACCTTCGAGACGGGCGACCTCATACTCCTGCATACGGACGGCGTAACAGAAGCCGAAAACGACGCTGGAGAACTCTTTGGCATCGAACGTCTATGCCGCGAAGCACTGCGCTTGAAGGACCAGAGCGCTGAGAAAGTCGTTGCCGGAATTATAGCGACATTAATGCTCTTCATAGGATCGCAGAAGATTTACGACGACATCACGCTTCTCGCAGTGCGACATAGGTGA
- a CDS encoding adenylate/guanylate cyclase domain-containing protein — MGENRKLAAILAADVVGYSRLASADEDRILARLRALRSDLIDPTIAVHNGRVIKRTGDGALVEFRSVVDAVRCAVEVQNAMVERNAGVPQDRRIEFRIGIHLGDVVEESDGDLMGDGVNIASRLEGVAAPGAICLSEDAYRQVKARLDLSVTDLGSTQLKNIAEPIRIYSLQVGVAALAKSTVTAYAAASRVPAASPPALSIAVLPFANMSGDVEQEYFADGISEDIITALSKLSQLFVIARNSSFTFKGRNVNVQEVGRGLGVRYVLEGSVRKSGSRVRITAQLIDATSGGHLWAERFDRDLTDIFAVQDDVTQQIVGALALNLREGDQQRLAAEQTESLEAYDCFLRGREHMWRLTREQNTQGRELLQRAIELDPKFVPAYAFLAVTHGLAYINQWSQSPSKSLDQAIEAATRAVALDDQYPYAHWALGVVKLHSRQHDAAIAEAERVIALAPNFVEGYENLGNALHYAGRSAEALAYFERAMALNPYYPDLFLHFYAQAMFQLGRYEEAVVILKRRLVRNPNTDVSRVLLAASYGHLGRFEEARGEWAEVFRINPDYSLEHRRKVLPYKNPADFERIVDGLRQAGLTS; from the coding sequence ATGGGCGAGAATCGCAAGCTGGCCGCAATTCTGGCCGCCGACGTGGTCGGATACAGCAGGCTCGCGAGCGCGGACGAAGATCGTATTCTGGCGAGGTTGCGGGCACTGCGTAGCGACCTGATCGATCCAACTATAGCTGTGCACAACGGGCGCGTGATCAAGCGCACAGGCGATGGGGCATTGGTCGAATTCCGCAGCGTGGTGGACGCCGTCCGCTGCGCCGTCGAGGTGCAGAATGCCATGGTCGAACGCAATGCCGGCGTGCCCCAAGACCGCCGTATTGAGTTCCGAATCGGCATCCATTTGGGAGATGTGGTCGAGGAAAGCGACGGTGACCTGATGGGCGACGGCGTCAATATCGCGTCGCGCCTGGAGGGCGTCGCAGCGCCGGGCGCCATTTGCCTGTCGGAGGATGCCTATCGCCAAGTCAAGGCGAGGCTCGATCTCTCCGTCACCGATCTCGGCAGCACACAGCTCAAGAACATCGCCGAGCCGATTCGGATCTATTCGCTCCAGGTCGGCGTCGCCGCACTGGCAAAGTCAACAGTGACCGCCTACGCCGCCGCTAGTCGCGTGCCAGCCGCATCGCCGCCGGCGCTCTCGATTGCCGTGCTGCCCTTCGCCAACATGAGCGGTGATGTCGAGCAAGAATACTTCGCCGATGGCATCTCCGAAGACATCATCACTGCTCTGTCGAAGCTGTCGCAGCTGTTCGTCATCGCCCGCAACTCGTCGTTCACCTTCAAGGGCCGGAACGTGAACGTCCAAGAGGTGGGCCGCGGCCTTGGCGTGCGCTACGTGCTGGAGGGCAGTGTCCGCAAATCGGGCAGCAGGGTGCGGATCACCGCACAGCTGATCGACGCGACATCAGGCGGCCATCTGTGGGCGGAGCGTTTCGATCGCGACCTGACCGACATCTTTGCCGTGCAGGACGACGTAACGCAGCAGATTGTCGGCGCGCTCGCGCTCAACCTGAGAGAGGGCGACCAGCAGCGGCTGGCTGCGGAGCAGACCGAGAGCCTGGAAGCGTATGACTGCTTCCTTCGGGGCCGTGAACACATGTGGAGGTTGACGAGAGAGCAAAACACGCAGGGCCGGGAACTGTTGCAACGCGCCATCGAGCTTGACCCGAAATTCGTTCCGGCCTACGCGTTCCTCGCCGTCACACATGGGCTGGCCTACATAAATCAGTGGAGCCAATCGCCGTCGAAATCGCTTGATCAGGCGATTGAGGCTGCCACGCGGGCGGTGGCGCTCGACGATCAATATCCCTACGCACATTGGGCGCTCGGCGTCGTCAAACTGCACTCGCGACAGCACGACGCGGCCATCGCCGAGGCCGAACGCGTGATCGCGCTTGCTCCCAATTTTGTAGAGGGGTACGAGAATCTCGGCAACGCACTGCACTATGCCGGAAGGTCGGCCGAGGCGCTCGCCTATTTCGAACGGGCAATGGCCCTGAACCCCTATTACCCGGACCTGTTCCTGCACTTCTACGCGCAGGCGATGTTTCAGCTAGGCAGGTACGAGGAGGCCGTCGTCATCCTGAAGCGGCGGCTCGTCCGTAATCCAAACACAGACGTCTCGCGAGTGCTGCTGGCGGCGAGCTATGGTCACCTGGGGCGCTTCGAGGAGGCGCGTGGTGAGTGGGCGGAAGTGTTCCGAATCAATCCCGATTATTCCCTGGAACACAGGCGCAAAGTACTGCCCTACAAGAACCCTGCCGATTTCGAACGCATTGTGGACGGCCTGCGGCAGGCTGGCCTGACTAGCTGA
- a CDS encoding GNAT family N-acetyltransferase, producing the protein MKSPTVRVMAAAEEDLAVETVMLAFAADPMARWTWPHAHQYLAAMPRMIRAFGSNAFSNGSAFCTDDYAGTALWLSPRVHSDEEGLGAVLESTVARSLAPETTAIFEQMAAYHPTEPHWYLPLIGVDPAHQGQGHGDALMAYALARCDRDHAPAYLESSNPRNIPFYRRYGFEPLGAIQAGSSPTLVPMLRRPR; encoded by the coding sequence GTGAAATCGCCAACAGTGAGAGTTATGGCCGCGGCCGAGGAAGATCTGGCGGTCGAAACGGTCATGCTGGCATTTGCAGCGGATCCTATGGCGCGATGGACCTGGCCGCATGCACACCAGTACCTTGCGGCCATGCCGCGAATGATCCGGGCGTTTGGGAGCAACGCATTCTCTAACGGAAGCGCCTTTTGCACCGACGACTACGCCGGGACGGCGCTGTGGCTATCGCCCAGGGTGCATTCCGACGAGGAAGGGCTTGGTGCAGTGCTCGAGAGCACAGTTGCGCGCTCTCTTGCCCCCGAAACCACGGCCATATTCGAGCAGATGGCCGCGTACCACCCGACCGAACCACATTGGTACCTGCCCCTGATCGGCGTCGACCCGGCGCATCAAGGCCAAGGTCACGGCGACGCCTTGATGGCCTACGCACTCGCACGGTGCGATCGCGATCACGCGCCAGCCTATTTGGAATCCTCGAACCCGCGCAACATTCCGTTCTACCGACGCTACGGCTTCGAACCGCTCGGCGCGATCCAGGCCGGTTCGTCGCCGACACTCGTCCCGATGCTGCGGCGGCCGCGCTGA
- a CDS encoding MBL fold metallo-hydrolase, with protein sequence MDRLTLNRRTVMVSAVAGTSALLLGGSAGSGKAQVQSRDARNVGYYRFRVGQIKATVLSDGVIGGPPTVYANDAPEAELQEVLRRAFLPTDHMTLQLNTLLLEVGDRRILLEAGAGATMGPNAGRVFDNIAAIGLDAGDIDTIVVSHTHPDHVGNLSTSEGKKAFPNATVYAPRADWDFFVRNDPDLSYMPVPRDFRDRFAAAIKRSVEPIAKDIELYEAGAEIVPGLTTIAAPGHTPGMATFLVHSGNDQLLLTADLAYHPVVNIDHPWRPGPDRDKDTALASRRRIFDMAATDRLLVLGFHYPFPGLGRMLKTDMGYAWVPAGWQF encoded by the coding sequence ATGGATCGACTCACATTGAACCGGCGAACGGTCATGGTTTCAGCGGTTGCTGGAACGTCCGCTCTGCTGCTCGGAGGGTCCGCGGGATCAGGCAAGGCGCAGGTGCAGAGCCGGGACGCCCGTAATGTTGGATATTATCGATTTCGGGTCGGGCAGATCAAAGCGACAGTTTTGAGCGATGGCGTGATCGGCGGCCCACCGACGGTCTATGCCAACGATGCTCCGGAGGCCGAACTGCAGGAGGTCCTTCGTCGCGCTTTCCTTCCTACCGATCACATGACCCTTCAACTCAACACGCTGCTGCTTGAGGTCGGCGACAGGCGGATATTGCTTGAGGCGGGAGCCGGGGCCACGATGGGACCGAATGCCGGGCGTGTGTTCGACAATATCGCCGCCATCGGTCTCGATGCAGGCGATATCGACACGATCGTGGTGTCCCACACGCATCCTGATCACGTCGGCAATCTCAGCACTTCCGAAGGCAAAAAAGCGTTTCCCAATGCCACCGTCTACGCACCCCGGGCAGACTGGGATTTTTTTGTGCGCAACGATCCCGATCTCTCCTACATGCCGGTACCAAGGGACTTTCGTGACCGGTTCGCAGCGGCGATCAAACGGAGTGTCGAGCCGATCGCAAAGGACATCGAGCTCTACGAGGCAGGTGCGGAAATCGTGCCGGGTCTCACCACGATAGCTGCGCCCGGACATACGCCTGGCATGGCAACATTCTTGGTCCACTCAGGAAACGACCAACTGCTCCTCACTGCGGACCTTGCCTATCACCCGGTCGTCAACATCGACCATCCATGGCGACCCGGACCTGATAGAGACAAGGATACCGCGCTCGCGTCGCGCCGCCGCATATTCGATATGGCTGCGACCGATAGGCTCCTTGTTCTCGGATTTCATTACCCTTTCCCGGGGCTCGGACGAATGCTCAAGACCGACATGGGTTATGCCTGGGTTCCGGCGGGCTGGCAGTTTTGA
- a CDS encoding helix-turn-helix transcriptional regulator yields MSQWASRCCATYLPGWQFHRRPSHAWTLEDLARKAGMYRTSFAQYFPRRVGETPISYVARRRMMSAGTKLIQGEETMAEISVSLGYSSEHAFSTAFKRIMEQSPLDMAEVKNRM; encoded by the coding sequence ATGTCTCAGTGGGCGAGCCGCTGCTGCGCAACATATCTCCCCGGATGGCAATTTCATCGCCGGCCATCGCACGCCTGGACACTGGAAGACCTCGCCCGCAAGGCGGGGATGTACCGCACGAGCTTCGCCCAGTACTTCCCAAGGCGCGTCGGCGAAACGCCGATCTCCTACGTTGCCCGCCGGAGAATGATGTCGGCAGGAACGAAACTGATACAGGGCGAGGAAACAATGGCCGAAATTTCGGTGTCGCTGGGATATTCGTCTGAGCACGCCTTTAGCACGGCGTTCAAGCGGATCATGGAACAGTCACCCCTCGATATGGCCGAAGTCAAAAACAGAATGTGA
- a CDS encoding slr1659 superfamily regulator, whose product MEISDENFRVWAEKNEVYFDGVFRLAGPDAYAPIYSLISGLLHEGHKQVTFNLTGLEFLNSSGINLLAKLTIEARKMDDLLLVVKGTSQYPWQAKSLPNLKKLHPLIDLRLA is encoded by the coding sequence ATGGAAATCAGCGACGAAAACTTCCGCGTATGGGCTGAGAAAAACGAGGTCTATTTCGATGGCGTATTCCGGCTGGCGGGACCGGACGCCTACGCGCCCATTTATTCATTGATATCAGGCCTGCTTCATGAGGGGCACAAACAGGTCACGTTCAACCTGACGGGTCTCGAGTTCCTCAATTCCTCTGGCATAAATCTCCTGGCCAAGCTGACGATTGAAGCCAGAAAGATGGACGACCTCCTGCTCGTCGTCAAAGGCACCAGCCAATATCCTTGGCAAGCGAAATCACTGCCGAATCTCAAGAAGTTACACCCGCTTATCGATTTGCGCTTGGCGTGA
- a CDS encoding slr1658 superfamily regulator has translation MTPTVYGIESLTGISLDSSTRLTLSDGPLQLGWKHSGMTSDFIAEVMALRYSRSRKDYVQAHHDIGYLSNELIENAVKFRQPGEILIEAGILDGTFLIRVKNTIDGVTSSRFQQLLHRLQSRDPGELLLEQIETNAISAESGSGLGLLTLLSDYDAKMAWAFEDNNDQRVILTTTAAVAMPPSSNL, from the coding sequence ATGACGCCAACGGTATATGGTATCGAATCTCTGACGGGCATAAGCCTAGATTCAAGCACTCGCCTCACGTTAAGCGACGGACCGCTTCAGCTCGGATGGAAGCACTCAGGAATGACGTCGGACTTTATAGCGGAAGTCATGGCTCTGCGGTATTCACGTTCAAGGAAGGACTATGTGCAGGCGCATCATGACATCGGATATCTCAGCAATGAGTTGATCGAAAATGCCGTCAAGTTTCGACAGCCTGGGGAGATCCTCATTGAAGCCGGCATATTGGACGGTACTTTTTTAATAAGGGTGAAGAACACGATCGATGGCGTGACATCCTCTCGCTTTCAGCAACTGCTGCATCGCCTTCAATCGAGGGACCCCGGGGAACTTCTTCTTGAGCAAATCGAAACCAATGCCATATCGGCAGAAAGCGGTTCGGGCTTGGGGTTGCTGACCCTTCTGAGCGATTACGACGCAAAAATGGCATGGGCATTCGAAGACAATAATGACCAGCGTGTCATCCTGACGACAACTGCAGCCGTGGCAATGCCGCCCTCCTCCAATCTGTGA
- a CDS encoding beta-galactosidase, with protein MSDKTLSVWNPVKTDRFLVGAPHYPEHVDESYWERDAERMAKAGFNVVRMAEFAWHILEPKLGTFDFDLFDRAIAMLGRYGIDTIMCTPTATPPRWLTVAHPEILRVDGKGRPMSHGSRQHCDTASPVFREHSRRITKAMAEHYRDNPFVVGWQTDNELNTSMPESFSKATLTEFQAFLAGRYGEIGKLNTAWGGDFWATAYDSFDQVVLPIEFGPTFPSPGHLQDYHRFLAFSTARFQHDQVEILRAVKSSWFVFHNLGGLRDIDFRGQFTTDLDFVGYDIYPMLYDEFQRLGNHAKVQALHLDICRGFSGNYIVPEQQSGFGSQPGFCTLTPEPGELRRMALSSVAHGADGLMFFRWRPAHFGAEIYWMGIIDHDDVARHRYDEAKRFATEMTALAPKILGTYVRMDVGIAGSDFDNQEAHKTYPIGLPSPQDDAILLHQYCYDRGIACGFIHPEDDLSKLKLLYVPHWVMWKDEWTERLKSFAEQGGTVVIGARTGTRNEDNHVIRETAPGTALSQLTGVRVEDFGRLAAPGANGLFDVMERSGGLVIPPNKPAESRRRERRFKIGNRELVGGYFYENLAIASDVEVVAAWSNRYAEGQPMATSRKLGKGQVVYVGTYLSPDLTAALAERLFAPVGIEPLIGDLPEGVEVTMRMNDDRRLLFIQNYTDQPAAIGGVPAGRDLLDAEKPVAGRLDLEGYGCAIIELAG; from the coding sequence GTGTCCGACAAGACCCTCTCCGTATGGAACCCCGTCAAGACCGACCGCTTCCTCGTCGGCGCCCCACACTATCCCGAGCACGTCGATGAAAGCTACTGGGAGCGCGACGCCGAGCGCATGGCGAAGGCTGGCTTCAACGTGGTCAGAATGGCCGAATTCGCCTGGCATATTCTCGAGCCGAAGCTCGGCACCTTCGATTTCGATCTGTTCGACCGCGCCATCGCCATGCTCGGGCGCTACGGCATCGACACGATCATGTGCACGCCGACTGCAACGCCGCCACGCTGGCTGACCGTGGCCCACCCGGAGATCTTAAGGGTCGACGGCAAGGGCCGGCCGATGAGCCATGGCTCGCGCCAGCACTGCGACACGGCAAGTCCGGTCTTTCGCGAACACAGCCGGCGTATCACCAAAGCGATGGCCGAGCACTATCGCGACAATCCTTTTGTCGTCGGCTGGCAGACCGACAACGAGTTGAACACCAGCATGCCGGAGAGCTTTTCGAAGGCAACGCTCACCGAATTCCAGGCCTTTCTTGCCGGCAGATACGGCGAGATCGGCAAGCTCAACACGGCATGGGGCGGCGATTTCTGGGCGACTGCCTATGACAGCTTCGACCAGGTGGTGCTGCCGATCGAGTTCGGCCCGACCTTCCCGAGCCCCGGCCATCTGCAGGATTATCATCGTTTCCTCGCCTTCTCGACGGCACGCTTCCAGCACGACCAGGTGGAGATCCTGCGCGCCGTCAAATCCTCCTGGTTCGTCTTCCACAATCTCGGCGGTCTCCGGGATATCGACTTTCGCGGCCAGTTCACCACCGATCTCGATTTCGTCGGCTACGACATCTACCCGATGCTCTATGACGAGTTCCAGCGGCTCGGAAATCACGCCAAGGTTCAGGCGCTGCACCTCGATATCTGCCGCGGCTTCTCCGGCAACTACATCGTGCCTGAGCAACAGTCGGGTTTCGGCAGCCAGCCGGGCTTCTGCACGCTGACACCGGAACCGGGCGAACTGCGCCGCATGGCGCTTTCCTCAGTCGCCCACGGCGCCGACGGCCTGATGTTCTTCCGCTGGCGCCCCGCGCATTTCGGCGCCGAGATCTATTGGATGGGCATCATCGACCACGACGATGTCGCCCGCCATCGCTATGACGAGGCGAAGCGCTTCGCAACCGAGATGACCGCGCTAGCGCCCAAGATCCTCGGCACCTATGTGCGCATGGATGTCGGCATCGCCGGCTCCGATTTCGACAATCAGGAAGCGCACAAGACCTATCCGATCGGCCTGCCGAGCCCGCAGGACGATGCGATCCTGCTGCACCAATATTGCTACGACCGCGGGATTGCCTGCGGTTTCATTCATCCCGAGGACGATCTTTCCAAGCTGAAGCTGCTCTATGTGCCCCATTGGGTGATGTGGAAGGACGAATGGACCGAGAGGCTGAAATCCTTCGCCGAGCAGGGCGGCACCGTCGTCATCGGCGCGCGCACCGGCACGCGCAACGAAGACAATCACGTCATCCGCGAGACCGCGCCCGGCACCGCGCTGTCGCAGCTCACAGGCGTGCGTGTCGAGGATTTCGGCCGTCTCGCCGCTCCCGGCGCCAACGGGCTCTTCGATGTGATGGAGCGTTCGGGCGGGCTTGTCATTCCGCCGAACAAGCCGGCGGAATCGCGCCGCCGCGAACGCCGCTTCAAGATCGGCAACCGCGAACTGGTCGGCGGCTATTTCTATGAAAACCTGGCGATCGCAAGCGATGTCGAGGTGGTTGCGGCCTGGTCCAACCGCTATGCCGAGGGCCAGCCGATGGCGACGTCGCGCAAGCTCGGCAAGGGGCAGGTGGTCTATGTCGGTACCTATCTCAGCCCGGATCTGACGGCAGCGCTTGCCGAGCGGCTGTTTGCACCCGTCGGCATCGAGCCGCTGATCGGCGACCTTCCCGAGGGCGTCGAGGTGACCATGCGGATGAATGACGACCGCCGGCTGCTGTTCATTCAGAACTACACCGACCAGCCGGCCGCCATCGGCGGCGTTCCCGCTGGCCGTGATCTCCTCGATGCCGAAAAGCCGGTTGCCGGTAGGCTCGATCTCGAAGGCTACGGCTGCGCGATCATCGAGCTCGCGGGGTGA